The proteins below come from a single Longimicrobium sp. genomic window:
- a CDS encoding PilT/PilU family type 4a pilus ATPase — MDTPAQGVEPIAGGDFQQAVGRIIATAVQRGASDLHIKAGDVFRARIHGALVPLTKQRLSPEQTRAIALQLIPRDRDRAQIDELNDYDCSWGIPGVGRFRVNILRQRGSFMIVMRVIPFEIPTFEGLGLPPVLEKITANERGLVLVTGVTGSGKSSTQAAMIGHMNQHMRRHVVTLENPIEFLHRDLNCSITQRDVGIDTDSFRVGLRAALRQDPDVIQIGEMRDAETIDIALKAAETGHLVISTVHTKDAASTISRLVATFPPEEQQMARLRLAESLQAVVSQRLLPSKDGKGRVLAAEVMVVTGTIRDCIADPERVEEIREHIAEGRTTYGMQTFDQCLMELVQADRVEYSIARAAATNPGDFELKLNMLSGRGGGATTAFY, encoded by the coding sequence GTGGACACCCCAGCGCAGGGCGTGGAGCCGATTGCCGGCGGCGACTTCCAGCAGGCGGTCGGGCGCATCATCGCCACGGCCGTGCAGCGCGGCGCCAGCGACCTGCACATCAAGGCGGGCGACGTCTTCCGCGCCCGCATCCACGGCGCCCTCGTTCCCCTCACCAAGCAGCGCCTGTCGCCCGAGCAGACGCGCGCCATCGCCCTGCAGCTCATCCCGCGCGACCGCGACCGCGCGCAGATCGACGAGCTGAACGACTACGACTGCTCCTGGGGGATCCCGGGGGTGGGGCGCTTCCGCGTGAACATCCTTCGCCAGCGGGGGAGCTTCATGATCGTGATGCGGGTGATCCCCTTCGAGATCCCCACCTTTGAGGGGCTCGGCCTGCCGCCGGTCCTTGAAAAGATCACGGCGAACGAGCGCGGGCTGGTGCTGGTGACGGGCGTCACGGGCTCTGGAAAGAGCTCAACGCAGGCCGCGATGATCGGCCACATGAACCAGCACATGCGCCGCCACGTGGTGACGCTGGAGAACCCGATCGAGTTCCTTCACCGGGACCTCAACTGCTCCATCACGCAGCGCGACGTGGGGATCGACACGGACTCCTTTCGCGTGGGGCTACGCGCGGCACTGCGCCAGGACCCGGACGTCATCCAGATCGGCGAGATGCGCGACGCGGAGACGATCGACATCGCGCTCAAGGCCGCCGAGACGGGCCACCTGGTGATCTCCACCGTGCACACCAAGGACGCCGCCTCCACCATCTCGCGCCTGGTCGCCACCTTCCCCCCGGAGGAGCAGCAGATGGCGCGGCTGCGCCTGGCCGAGTCGCTCCAGGCCGTGGTCTCGCAGCGCCTGCTCCCGTCGAAGGACGGCAAGGGCCGCGTCCTGGCGGCCGAGGTCATGGTCGTCACGGGCACCATCCGCGACTGCATCGCCGATCCGGAGCGCGTGGAGGAGATCCGCGAGCACATCGCCGAGGGGCGCACCACGTACGGGATGCAGACCTTCGACCAGTGCCTGATGGAACTCGTCCAGGCGGACCGGGTGGAGTACTCGATCGCCAGGGCCGCCGCCACCAACCCGGGCGACTTCGAGCTGAAGCTGAACATGCTGTCCGGGCGCGGCGGCGGGGCCACGACCGCGTTCTACTGA
- a CDS encoding ATP-dependent DNA helicase RecQ, protein MTTATTGIARDELLATLRKNFGLNEFRPGQEEVIRGVLEGRDTLVVMPTGAGKSLLYQLPALLLPGLTVVVSPLIALMKDQTDKLDELGVDAWTINSSQTARQQRQAEEAVEGGGGKILYITPERFRDRAFFEVLLDREVSLFVVDEAHCVSQWGHDFRPDYMMLGAVAERLGRPPILALTATASPEVRDDITRQMRMRTPVEHIADLVRSNLTLEVVPTVNDSEKDAALERYLRTASGTGIVYVATIKEAERLYEEFGKRHELALYHGKLASAERHEAQDRFMAGAVRAVIATNAFGLGIDKPDIRFVIHYHFPGSIESYYQEAGRAGRDGLPSRCTIFYRVEDSAVQGYFLGGKYPDLEEAVAVARIINSAPKEEKRPLDELAEMANVARRKARIVLTLLKRHGMVREHRGGVWERMADDVTAADLSRELVDYEQRRARDREKLDEMVRYCRTARCRTRMILEYFGEKPGEDFVCGHCDNDLHPRTDSAERESGPAPAIASPAAPPPAGLAPGDEVTHGTFGEGLVLAITQDRAEVDFFGHGTRTVKTEFLSRID, encoded by the coding sequence TTGACCACCGCCACTACCGGCATCGCGCGTGACGAGCTCCTCGCCACGCTTCGCAAGAACTTTGGGCTCAACGAGTTCCGCCCGGGTCAGGAGGAAGTGATCCGCGGCGTTCTGGAAGGGCGCGACACGCTGGTGGTGATGCCCACCGGCGCGGGAAAGTCGCTCCTGTACCAGCTTCCGGCGCTCCTGCTGCCCGGCCTGACCGTGGTGGTGAGCCCGCTGATCGCGCTGATGAAGGACCAGACGGACAAGCTGGACGAACTGGGCGTAGACGCCTGGACCATCAACTCGTCGCAGACGGCCCGCCAGCAGCGCCAGGCGGAGGAGGCCGTGGAGGGCGGAGGCGGCAAGATCCTCTACATCACCCCCGAGCGCTTCCGCGACCGCGCCTTCTTCGAGGTGCTGCTGGACCGCGAGGTGTCGCTCTTCGTGGTGGACGAGGCGCACTGCGTGTCGCAGTGGGGGCACGACTTCAGGCCCGACTACATGATGCTGGGCGCCGTGGCCGAGCGGCTGGGCCGCCCGCCGATCCTTGCGCTCACCGCCACCGCGTCGCCCGAGGTGCGCGACGACATCACCCGCCAGATGCGGATGCGCACGCCGGTGGAGCACATCGCCGACCTGGTGCGCTCCAACCTCACGCTGGAAGTGGTCCCCACCGTCAACGACTCCGAAAAGGATGCCGCCCTGGAGCGCTACCTGCGCACGGCTAGTGGCACGGGGATCGTGTACGTGGCGACCATCAAGGAGGCGGAGCGGCTGTACGAGGAGTTCGGGAAACGTCATGAGCTGGCGCTGTACCACGGCAAGCTCGCGTCGGCGGAGCGGCACGAGGCGCAGGACCGGTTCATGGCCGGTGCGGTGCGCGCCGTGATCGCCACCAACGCCTTCGGGCTGGGGATCGACAAGCCGGACATCCGCTTCGTGATCCACTACCACTTCCCGGGCTCCATCGAGTCGTACTACCAGGAGGCGGGGCGCGCCGGGCGTGACGGGCTGCCGTCGCGCTGCACCATCTTCTACCGCGTGGAAGACAGCGCCGTGCAGGGCTACTTCCTGGGCGGCAAGTATCCGGACCTGGAGGAAGCGGTCGCCGTGGCGCGCATCATCAACTCCGCGCCCAAAGAAGAAAAGAGGCCGCTGGACGAGCTGGCCGAGATGGCGAACGTGGCGCGGCGCAAGGCGCGCATCGTCCTAACACTCCTCAAGCGCCACGGGATGGTGCGCGAGCACCGGGGCGGCGTGTGGGAGCGCATGGCGGACGACGTGACCGCCGCCGACCTGAGCCGCGAGCTGGTGGACTACGAGCAGCGCCGCGCCCGCGACCGCGAGAAGCTGGACGAGATGGTGCGCTACTGCCGCACCGCGCGCTGCCGCACCCGCATGATCCTGGAGTACTTCGGCGAGAAACCGGGCGAGGACTTCGTCTGCGGCCACTGCGACAACGACCTCCACCCCCGCACCGACTCCGCCGAGCGGGAGTCCGGCCCGGCGCCCGCCATCGCCTCGCCCGCCGCGCCTCCGCCCGCCGGCCT
- a CDS encoding DUF456 domain-containing protein, whose translation MGVPLLVLAQVAGLLLIPFGLPGIWLQVVSLGVFAWATGFREVGVITLVLVVVLAVLAEVAEFALGGKYAERYGGSKRAAWGAILGGIAGAILGVPVPIIGSVIGAFVGSFVGAALLEMTNSKDWRNPEWRGAMRVGWGAFLGRLVATAVKSGIGVAVAAVAVLSAVL comes from the coding sequence ATGGGTGTCCCCCTTCTGGTGCTGGCGCAGGTCGCGGGGCTCCTGCTGATCCCGTTCGGTCTGCCCGGGATCTGGCTGCAGGTGGTGTCGCTGGGTGTGTTCGCCTGGGCGACGGGGTTCCGCGAGGTGGGGGTGATCACGCTGGTGCTGGTGGTGGTGCTCGCCGTCCTCGCGGAGGTCGCGGAGTTCGCGCTCGGCGGCAAGTACGCGGAACGCTACGGCGGCAGCAAGCGCGCGGCGTGGGGCGCCATTCTGGGCGGCATCGCGGGCGCCATCCTGGGCGTGCCGGTTCCCATCATCGGCAGCGTGATCGGCGCCTTCGTGGGGTCGTTCGTGGGCGCGGCGCTGCTGGAGATGACCAACTCCAAGGACTGGCGCAACCCCGAGTGGCGCGGCGCCATGCGCGTGGGCTGGGGCGCCTTCCTCGGCCGGCTCGTGGCCACGGCGGTGAAGTCGGGGATCGGGGTGGCGGTCGCGGCGGTGGCGGTGCTGTCGGCGGTGTTGTAG
- a CDS encoding D-2-hydroxyacid dehydrogenase, with translation MKRRIVVDLNDRRPLWSIPDWAVEEICAAVPEDWETVVLRDVVDASGDGGEPTPAALHAIRDAEVYLGYGIPAALLEAAGDGLRWAHSGAAGVGGSLHEGMLASDVVLTNSAGVHAEPIADTVLAAILYFARGLDWAVRLQAEHRWDKGPWEAADAPVRELTELTLGVHGLGGIGKAVARRGVALGMRVVATRRRPGDGPDGVELLTGDDSLDRLLAASDVLVVTVPRTKQTEGSIGAAELARLPKDATLVLISRGGVVDEDALADALRDGRVRGAALDVFAHEPLPPESPLWALPNALLTPHISGASHLFWRRQTGLVVENIRRYLSGAPLLNTVDKQAGY, from the coding sequence ATGAAGCGCCGCATCGTCGTGGACCTCAACGACCGCCGCCCGCTCTGGTCGATTCCGGATTGGGCGGTGGAGGAAATCTGCGCCGCCGTTCCGGAAGATTGGGAGACGGTGGTGCTGCGCGACGTGGTGGACGCCAGCGGCGACGGCGGCGAGCCGACGCCCGCCGCGCTGCACGCCATCAGGGACGCCGAGGTGTACCTGGGCTACGGCATCCCCGCCGCGCTGCTGGAGGCGGCGGGCGATGGGCTGCGCTGGGCGCACTCGGGCGCGGCGGGCGTGGGAGGATCGCTGCACGAGGGGATGCTCGCCTCCGACGTGGTGCTCACCAACTCCGCGGGCGTGCACGCGGAGCCCATCGCGGACACGGTGCTCGCCGCCATCCTCTACTTCGCGCGGGGGCTGGACTGGGCCGTGCGCCTGCAGGCGGAGCATCGCTGGGACAAGGGCCCCTGGGAGGCCGCCGACGCCCCCGTGCGCGAGCTCACCGAGCTGACGCTGGGGGTGCACGGGCTGGGCGGCATCGGCAAAGCGGTCGCGCGGCGCGGGGTGGCGCTGGGGATGCGCGTCGTCGCCACCCGCCGCCGCCCCGGCGACGGCCCGGATGGCGTGGAGCTGCTCACGGGCGACGACTCGCTGGACCGCCTCCTCGCAGCGAGCGACGTGCTGGTGGTCACCGTGCCGCGCACGAAGCAGACGGAGGGGAGCATCGGCGCGGCGGAGCTGGCGCGGCTGCCCAAGGATGCCACGCTGGTGCTGATCTCGCGCGGGGGCGTGGTGGACGAGGACGCGCTGGCGGATGCGCTCCGCGACGGGCGGGTGCGCGGGGCCGCGCTGGACGTGTTCGCGCACGAGCCGCTCCCGCCCGAGTCGCCGCTGTGGGCCCTTCCCAACGCGCTGCTCACCCCCCACATTTCGGGTGCCTCACACCTCTTCTGGCGGCGCCAGACCGGCCTCGTGGTGGAAAACATCCGTCGGTACCTCTCGGGCGCCCCGCTCCTGAACACCGTCGACAAACAAGCGGGATACTGA
- a CDS encoding MgtC/SapB family protein, protein MDEFLLRIGIPAAVVAALHLDTLGRLVLACVLGGAVGVEREASGKPAGLRTNILICVGAALITEISVLITMLAGGGVRGDPGRLAAQIVSGIGFIGAGTILQSRGRIIGLTSAATLWVVAAVGIAIGAHQYTVAIGATTLIIITLFALRRLESAFLQRRVDRRYNVAVDPTMESLATVEEKLKGLGLRTRIESIDKESELFHLVIRAVGPLPGHDRAVRMMAMEPQVRSVGRG, encoded by the coding sequence ATGGACGAATTCCTCCTTCGCATCGGCATACCGGCCGCGGTGGTGGCGGCGCTGCACCTGGACACGCTGGGGCGGCTCGTGCTTGCGTGCGTGCTGGGCGGCGCGGTCGGCGTGGAGCGCGAGGCTTCCGGCAAGCCCGCGGGGCTGCGCACCAACATCCTCATCTGCGTGGGCGCGGCGCTTATCACCGAGATTTCGGTGCTCATTACCATGCTGGCCGGGGGAGGGGTGCGCGGCGACCCGGGACGCCTGGCCGCGCAGATCGTCTCCGGCATCGGCTTCATCGGCGCGGGGACGATCCTGCAGTCGCGCGGGCGGATCATCGGTCTGACGTCGGCGGCGACGCTGTGGGTGGTGGCGGCGGTGGGGATCGCGATCGGCGCGCACCAGTACACCGTCGCCATCGGCGCCACGACGCTCATCATCATCACCCTCTTCGCCCTGCGCAGGCTGGAGAGCGCCTTCCTGCAACGGCGCGTGGACCGGCGCTACAACGTGGCGGTGGACCCCACGATGGAGTCGCTGGCGACAGTGGAGGAGAAGCTGAAGGGGCTCGGCCTTCGCACCCGCATCGAATCGATCGACAAGGAGAGCGAGCTGTTCCACCTGGTGATCCGCGCCGTCGGGCCGCTTCCCGGGCACGATCGCGCGGTGAGGATGATGGCGATGGAGCCACAGGTGCGCAGCGTGGGGCGCGGATGA
- a CDS encoding agmatinase family protein, with protein MTDPLQGLRAEPDPRDPRAPALLHPRGDADSIGGRVVLLGIPYDGGIPSRPGARFGPRAIRDALSSFGTWDGEREVPPALDLGDLSLPSMNGAAAHARIEDAARRVFEAGARPIFLGGDHGITGSLIRGLAAARPHTKLALATVDAHLDVREYDDQASLSSGTPFRRALETPVLKGARVAMLGLRRFANSRFYLEWAASSGIHLASVDEVAAQSPERAARTALDRITADADALYLSIDMDAADASAAPGVSAPGIGGLSAREMIALVRALAADPRLAAADIMETSPPYDQDGRTAKLAARLLLELMAAMG; from the coding sequence ATGACCGATCCGCTCCAGGGCCTCCGCGCCGAGCCCGACCCGCGCGACCCCCGCGCGCCAGCGCTCCTCCATCCGCGCGGCGACGCGGATTCCATCGGCGGCCGCGTGGTGCTCCTGGGGATTCCGTACGATGGCGGCATCCCATCGCGCCCGGGCGCCCGCTTCGGCCCGCGCGCCATCCGCGACGCGCTCTCCTCGTTCGGCACCTGGGATGGCGAGCGCGAGGTGCCTCCCGCGCTGGACCTGGGCGACCTGTCGCTTCCCTCGATGAACGGCGCGGCCGCGCATGCCCGCATCGAGGACGCCGCGCGGCGCGTGTTCGAGGCTGGCGCGCGCCCCATCTTCCTGGGCGGCGACCACGGGATCACGGGCTCGCTGATCCGCGGCCTCGCCGCCGCGCGCCCGCACACGAAGCTCGCCCTCGCCACGGTGGACGCCCACCTGGACGTGCGCGAGTACGACGACCAGGCCTCGCTCTCCAGCGGCACCCCCTTTCGCCGCGCGCTGGAGACGCCGGTGCTGAAGGGCGCGCGCGTGGCGATGCTGGGGCTGCGCCGCTTCGCCAACTCGCGCTTCTACCTGGAGTGGGCGGCGTCCAGCGGCATCCACCTGGCGAGCGTCGACGAGGTGGCCGCGCAGTCCCCGGAGCGCGCCGCCCGCACCGCCCTGGACCGCATCACCGCGGACGCCGACGCGCTCTACCTGAGCATCGACATGGACGCCGCGGACGCCTCCGCGGCCCCGGGCGTGAGCGCCCCCGGCATCGGCGGCCTCTCCGCGCGCGAGATGATCGCGCTGGTCCGCGCCCTCGCCGCCGACCCGCGCCTCGCCGCCGCCGACATCATGGAGACCTCCCCGCCGTACGACCAGGACGGCCGCACCGCGAAGCTCGCCGCGCGCCTCCTGCTGGAGCTGATGGCGGCGATGGGGTGA
- the trpS gene encoding tryptophan--tRNA ligase, with protein sequence MKRILTGIQPSGTLHIGNYFGAMRPILDRQGDGEVFVFLADLHALTSLRDPGALRANVREATVDFLACGLDPERTVYWRQSDVPAHSELMWILSTLTPMRMLELAVSYKDKVEQGIAAYAGLFTYPVLQAADILLYDADVVPVGKDQKQHLEMTRDIAVKFNAVYGDTLKLPAPEISENVAVVPGLDGRKMSKSYGNALDIFQDEKPLRKRVMSIVTDSTPLEEPKLIEGSNILALYRLVASPEQVARMEDDFRAGGIGYGDFKKRLFEALWEYFAPMRARRAEILARPGYVDEVLEHGARRARDIADATMERVRAAVGLR encoded by the coding sequence ATGAAGCGCATCCTGACGGGGATCCAGCCTTCCGGCACCCTCCACATCGGCAACTATTTCGGGGCGATGCGCCCGATCCTGGACCGGCAGGGCGACGGCGAGGTGTTCGTCTTCCTGGCCGACCTGCACGCCCTCACCTCGCTGCGCGACCCCGGCGCCCTTCGCGCCAACGTGCGCGAGGCCACGGTCGACTTCCTGGCGTGCGGGCTGGACCCGGAGCGCACCGTCTACTGGCGCCAGTCCGACGTCCCCGCCCACTCCGAGCTGATGTGGATCCTCAGCACGCTCACCCCCATGCGGATGCTGGAGCTGGCGGTGTCGTACAAGGACAAGGTGGAGCAGGGGATCGCGGCCTATGCGGGCCTCTTCACCTACCCCGTCCTCCAGGCCGCCGACATCCTCCTCTACGACGCCGACGTCGTCCCCGTGGGCAAGGACCAGAAGCAGCACCTGGAAATGACGCGCGACATCGCCGTGAAGTTCAACGCGGTGTACGGCGACACGCTCAAGCTCCCCGCGCCTGAGATCAGCGAGAACGTGGCGGTCGTGCCGGGGCTCGACGGCCGTAAGATGAGCAAGAGCTACGGCAACGCGCTGGACATCTTCCAAGACGAGAAGCCGCTGCGGAAGCGGGTGATGAGCATCGTCACCGACTCCACGCCGCTGGAGGAGCCGAAGCTGATCGAGGGCTCCAACATCCTCGCGCTCTACCGCCTCGTCGCCTCGCCCGAGCAGGTGGCACGGATGGAGGACGACTTCCGCGCCGGCGGCATCGGCTACGGCGACTTCAAGAAGCGTCTCTTCGAAGCGCTGTGGGAGTACTTCGCCCCCATGCGCGCGCGCCGCGCCGAGATCCTGGCGCGCCCCGGATACGTGGACGAGGTGCTGGAGCACGGCGCCCGCCGCGCCCGCGACATCGCTGACGCCACGATGGAGCGGGTGAGGGCGGCGGTGGGGTTGCGGTAG
- a CDS encoding OmpA family protein, with translation MTTFSRKLTVLACVSTLGMTGVTGCASLNRTEQGAVIGAGTGGAIGAVIGKQTGSTARGAILGAVLGGAAGAVIGRQMDRQSQELEQSLPDAEVQRVGEGIAVTFASGILFPTNSTQILAAGQNNLAQLASSLQRYPETTVLIVGHTDARGTDQYNMQLSQNRSQSAANFLISRGIAASRIRTEGRGESEPVASNETDAGMQQNRRVEVAIFASEQYRQQILREYGTRPQ, from the coding sequence ATGACTACGTTTTCACGCAAGCTGACCGTGCTTGCCTGCGTCAGCACCCTGGGGATGACGGGTGTGACCGGGTGCGCTTCGCTGAACAGGACGGAGCAGGGCGCCGTGATCGGCGCCGGTACGGGTGGCGCCATCGGAGCGGTGATCGGCAAGCAGACCGGGAGCACGGCGCGTGGCGCCATCCTGGGCGCGGTGCTGGGCGGCGCGGCCGGCGCGGTGATCGGGCGCCAGATGGACCGCCAGAGCCAGGAGCTGGAGCAGAGCCTTCCCGACGCCGAGGTGCAGCGCGTAGGCGAGGGGATCGCGGTGACCTTTGCGTCGGGGATCCTCTTCCCCACCAACAGCACGCAGATCCTTGCGGCCGGGCAGAACAATCTGGCGCAGCTCGCGAGCAGCCTGCAGCGCTACCCGGAGACCACGGTGCTGATCGTGGGGCACACGGACGCCCGCGGGACGGACCAGTACAACATGCAGCTGTCGCAGAACCGCTCGCAGTCGGCGGCCAACTTCCTGATCTCCCGCGGGATCGCCGCCTCGCGCATCCGCACCGAGGGCCGGGGTGAGTCGGAGCCGGTCGCCTCCAACGAGACCGACGCCGGGATGCAGCAGAACCGCCGCGTCGAGGTCGCCATCTTCGCGAGCGAGCAGTACCGCCAGCAGATCCTCCGCGAGTACGGCACGCGCCCGCAGTAA
- the dapB gene encoding 4-hydroxy-tetrahydrodipicolinate reductase translates to MAALRVVLSGVTGRMGTVLAELIRVDDGIELVGGIGRIPERGCDVGCPIVETPETAGAWIREADVVIDFSSPELFGRLLEGQGDALAGKALVVGTTGLGDDGERTLDEAARRTAVLPAANFSIGVNLLLALAERAAAVLGDGYDAEVVEAHHRRKADAPSGTALALGEALARGRGVSLADVRADGRSGISGERPRGEIGFHSVRGGDIVGEHRVMLIGEREQVELGHVARDRALFAEGALRAARWLAGKPAGRYTMRDVLGLS, encoded by the coding sequence GTGGCGGCGCTGCGCGTGGTGCTCAGCGGCGTCACCGGGCGGATGGGCACCGTCCTGGCCGAGCTGATCCGCGTGGACGACGGCATCGAGCTGGTCGGCGGGATCGGGCGCATCCCCGAGCGCGGGTGCGACGTGGGATGCCCCATCGTGGAGACGCCGGAGACCGCCGGCGCCTGGATCCGGGAGGCCGACGTGGTGATCGACTTCTCCTCGCCGGAGCTTTTCGGCCGCCTGCTGGAAGGGCAGGGGGATGCGCTGGCCGGGAAGGCGCTCGTCGTGGGGACCACCGGGCTGGGCGACGATGGCGAGCGCACGCTGGACGAGGCCGCGCGCCGCACGGCCGTCCTCCCCGCGGCCAATTTCAGTATCGGCGTCAACCTCCTCCTGGCCCTTGCCGAGCGCGCCGCCGCCGTCCTGGGCGACGGCTACGACGCCGAGGTCGTGGAGGCGCACCACCGCCGCAAGGCCGACGCGCCCAGTGGGACCGCGCTGGCGCTTGGCGAAGCGCTCGCCCGCGGGCGCGGCGTATCGCTCGCGGACGTGCGCGCGGACGGGCGCAGTGGCATTTCGGGGGAGCGCCCGCGCGGCGAGATCGGCTTCCACTCGGTGCGCGGCGGCGACATCGTGGGCGAGCACCGCGTGATGCTGATCGGAGAGCGCGAGCAGGTGGAGCTGGGCCACGTAGCCCGCGACCGCGCGCTGTTCGCGGAAGGCGCGCTGCGGGCCGCCCGCTGGCTCGCCGGCAAGCCCGCCGGCCGCTACACCATGCGCGACGTGCTCGGATTGTCGTGA
- the dapA gene encoding 4-hydroxy-tetrahydrodipicolinate synthase: MPDATRPAGALFVGSGVALVNPFDDRGVNEAVLRELVRFQLGEGTDALIVNGSTGEAPAMSAAEQRRAVEIVVDEAAKRVPVIAGAGGSDTAAVAGLARGAREAGADALLIAPPPYSKPPQRGIVAHFRHVMDAGGLPAIAYNVPGRTACNILPETMEILAEDERIVGIKEASGDISQVAEVCRRLTDRVAVYSGNDDQIVPLMSLGGVGVISVLANVAPRDTARMAHAFLEGEAAEARDLQLRYLPLIAAIFREANPIPIKAAVEMLGFAVGAPRLPLVPLADAARAELVEAMRNLGLGER; this comes from the coding sequence ATGCCCGACGCAACCCGGCCCGCCGGCGCCCTCTTCGTGGGCTCCGGCGTGGCGCTCGTCAACCCGTTCGACGACCGCGGCGTCAACGAGGCCGTCCTCCGCGAGCTGGTCCGCTTCCAGCTCGGCGAGGGGACGGACGCCTTGATCGTCAACGGGAGCACCGGCGAGGCCCCCGCCATGTCCGCCGCCGAGCAGCGCCGCGCGGTGGAGATCGTGGTGGATGAGGCGGCGAAGCGCGTTCCCGTGATCGCTGGGGCGGGGGGGAGCGACACGGCCGCGGTGGCCGGGCTGGCGCGCGGGGCACGCGAGGCCGGCGCCGATGCCCTCCTGATCGCGCCGCCGCCCTACAGCAAGCCGCCGCAGCGCGGGATCGTCGCGCACTTCCGCCACGTGATGGACGCGGGCGGCCTCCCCGCCATCGCGTACAACGTCCCCGGTCGCACCGCCTGCAACATCCTCCCCGAGACGATGGAGATCCTCGCGGAGGACGAGCGCATCGTCGGCATCAAGGAGGCGAGCGGTGACATCTCGCAGGTGGCGGAGGTGTGCCGCCGCCTGACGGACCGCGTGGCCGTATACAGCGGCAACGACGACCAGATCGTCCCGCTGATGTCGCTGGGCGGCGTGGGCGTCATCTCCGTGCTCGCCAACGTCGCGCCGCGCGACACGGCGCGGATGGCGCACGCCTTCCTGGAGGGCGAAGCCGCCGAGGCGCGCGACCTCCAGCTCCGCTACCTGCCCCTGATCGCGGCCATCTTCCGGGAAGCGAATCCCATCCCCATCAAGGCCGCGGTGGAGATGCTGGGCTTCGCGGTGGGCGCGCCACGGCTCCCGCTCGTCCCGCTCGCGGACGCGGCCCGCGCGGAGCTGGTGGAGGCGATGCGCAACCTGGGGCTGGGGGAGCGCTGA
- a CDS encoding CDP-alcohol phosphatidyltransferase family protein: MHGSQRRGGGGWFAAVRGYLSTPANLLTGLRLAAIPVLWMLALDGRDQALGYGLAAAFASDLIDGPLARHLGQTSEIGSRTDSIADHMLATSTVVWLFLLRPAFFQDHAALLLGWSAIALFTLGLAWVRFRRFVDLHLYSAKVTVFFAYTMAIGMLATGHFREWHFRIAFAVAMFAALESLAILLTYKDPDRHGGSIFLKR, translated from the coding sequence TTGCACGGTTCCCAGCGCCGCGGGGGCGGCGGATGGTTCGCCGCGGTCCGGGGCTACCTCAGCACCCCGGCGAACCTGCTCACGGGGCTCCGCCTCGCCGCGATCCCGGTGCTCTGGATGCTTGCGCTGGACGGGCGCGACCAGGCGCTGGGGTACGGGCTCGCCGCGGCGTTCGCCAGCGACCTGATCGACGGGCCGCTCGCCCGCCACCTGGGGCAGACCTCCGAGATCGGGAGCCGCACCGACTCCATCGCCGACCACATGCTGGCGACGTCCACGGTGGTGTGGCTCTTTCTCCTGCGCCCGGCGTTCTTCCAGGACCACGCGGCACTGCTGCTGGGGTGGTCGGCGATCGCGCTCTTTACGCTCGGCCTGGCGTGGGTGAGGTTCCGGCGGTTCGTGGACCTCCACCTGTACTCGGCCAAGGTCACCGTCTTCTTCGCCTACACCATGGCGATCGGGATGCTGGCGACGGGGCACTTCCGCGAGTGGCACTTCCGCATCGCCTTCGCCGTGGCGATGTTCGCGGCGCTGGAATCGCTCGCGATCCTGCTGACGTACAAGGACCCCGACAGGCACGGCGGATCCATCTTTCTGAAGCGCTAG